A genomic region of Nakaseomyces glabratus chromosome C, complete sequence contains the following coding sequences:
- the NYV1 gene encoding Nyv1p (CAGL0C00429g~Ortholog(s) have SNAP receptor activity, role in vacuole fusion, non-autophagic, vesicle fusion and SNARE complex, fungal-type vacuole membrane localization), with amino-acid sequence MKRFNISYVEIIKNGVSVSSCYENDSSTYGATNEGACRPDIFHSLVVDMVVPKVIPVSGNKVTKMSTPLIDGFDCYYTTRDDDANTVLVCFTREDIPKILPIRVLSELKHNEAHEIDNDNKLSACVGNILDNFHNELIQYKNQNGIKGGNEAEDDMQEVIQIMNDNIDKFLERQERVSLLVDKTSHLNSNSRSFKRKAIKLKERMWWRRMKNYTLMIFAIILCVSAISMFFYLW; translated from the coding sequence ATGAAGCGGTTCAACATTTCCTATGTGgagataataaaaaatggtGTTTCGGTGAGTAGTTGTTACGAGAACGATTCATCAACATATGGAGCAACAAATGAAGGTGCATGCAGGCCAGATATTTTCCATAGCCTCGTGGTCGACATGGTTGTTCCAAAGGTAATACCGGTATCAGGTAACAAAGTTACTAAGATGTCTACTCCTCTGATAGACGGTTTTGACTGTTATTATACTACTCGTGACGATGATGCCAACACCGTACTTGTCTGTTTTACTAGGGAGGACATACCCAAGATATTACCTATTAGGGTTTTAAGTGAATTGAAGCACAACGAGGCCcatgaaattgataatgataataaacTCAGTGCTTGTGTTGGGAACATATTAGATAATTTCCACAACGAATTGATACAGTacaaaaatcaaaatggtATCAAGGGTGGTAATGAAGCTGAAGATGATATGCAAGAAGTAATACAAATAATGAATGATAATATCGATAAATTCCTTGAACGACAAGAAAGAGTTTCTCTTTTAGTTGATAAGACATCTCACCTGAATAGCAATAGTCGAAGCTTTAAACGTAAAGCAATCAAACTGAAAGAGAGGATGTGGTGGCGCCGCATGAAAAACTACACTCTCATGATATTTGCAATAATATTATGTGTTAGTGCTATTTCAATGTTTTTCTATCTATGGTGA
- the SET2 gene encoding histone methyltransferase SET2 (CAGL0C00297g~Ortholog(s) have histone methyltransferase activity (H3-K36 specific) activity), which produces MSDISLAESIELNSSVPKDDQVFDDEIPDAEVQSEPSEEPPKLKRRLYLEEEDKTDEALSTFVNLEDCLYSNKHVGNCNSNDFMECDCYEDFQNGKNHACGEDSDCINRLTLIECVNDLCGTCGNDCANQRFQKKEYANIAVFKTKMKGYGVRAESDIEINDFIYEYKGEVIEEEEFRDRLVDYDQKKFRHFYFMMLQSGEFIDATIKGSLARFCNHSCNPNAYVNKWVVAGKLRMGIFAKRKILKGEEITFDYNVDRYGAAAQKCYCEEPNCIGFLGGKTQTDAASLLPQNVAEALGVKASEEKKWIKLKKAEGQKIEKSEAENINIEFLESITINPCNTATDVQKVMSVLLQIENKTVAQKLLQRLYLSSNEELLHHVIKLHGYTCFTKLLQLFALEEDELKKILYFLERLPKTTKNGIISSHIDFQVKSVCKNHSSLSSIGDSLIEKWKAYEEYKRITKLDINNSTKTKLQDIRRIKLPPGWEIVFENGRPMYYNAEKKTKLLYPPTGASKTFASQKSSSPIPKFKNKRDQNNGIKRKLTDEEYEERKRKRIELEQENIKKAKEEELQRLKAKFNQEREQKQILENIIAEANRKKEEERQNQLKIEKEKKDKKESKKQLSQISKMEHKWTKFFASVVPNILKKYESDKKIDHDNMKQCARDIVKILAAKEMKKDSSKEPEATVSKEKRHKIKQFVHGYMEKFLEKLDKKKQRH; this is translated from the coding sequence ATGTCTGATATATCTTTGGCGGAAAGTATTGAACTAAATTCATCTGTACCGAAAGATGATCAGGTATTCGATGATGAAATTCCTGATGCAGAAGTTCAGTCTGAACCTTCTGAAGAGCCTCCTAAATTAAAGCGTAGGCTATACTtagaggaagaagataaGACTGATGAGGCACTATCAACATTTGTAAACCTCGAGGACTGCCTGTACTCGAACAAGCATGTTGGAAATTGTAATAGTAACGACTTTATGGAATGTGATTGCTATGAAGACTTTCAAAACGGGAAGAATCATGCATGTGGAGAGGATTCAGATTGTATCAATAGACTGACACTTATAGAGTGTGTGAACGATTTATGTGGTACTTGCGGTAATGATTGTGCGAATCAACGAttccaaaagaaagaatatgcTAATATAGCAGTtttcaaaactaaaatGAAGGGCTATGGTGTTAGAGCTGAGTCAGATATAGAAAtcaatgattttatttACGAGTATAAAGGTGAAGTCatcgaagaagaagaatttaGAGATAGACTTGTTGATTACGACCAGAAGAAATTTAGACACTTTTATTTCATGATGCTACAAAGTGGTGAGTTTATCGATGCTACCATAAAAGGTTCTTTAGCAAGGTTCTGCAACCATTCTTGCAACCCTAACGCATATGTAAATAAGTGGGTGGTGGCAGGAAAGCTTAGAATGGGTATCTTtgctaaaagaaaaatattaaaaggTGAGGAGATTACATTTGATTACAACGTTGACAGATATGGCGCTGCCGCACAGAAGTGCTACTGTGAAGAACCAAATTGTATTGGGTTCCTCGGTGGTAAAACTCAAACAGATGCAGCGTCACTGCTACCGCAAAATGTGGCTGAAGCTCTTGGTGTGAAAGCGTCGgaggaaaagaaatggataaaactcaaaaaaGCTGAAGgccaaaaaattgaaaaatcaGAGGCAGAAAACATcaatattgaatttttgGAATCTATTACCATAAATCCCTGTAATACTGCTACTGATGTTCAAAAAGTGATGAGTGTTCTTTTACAAATCGAAAATAAGACTGTAGCTCAAAAATTATTACAAAGATTATATTTGTCATCGAATGAGGAGCTGCTCCATCATGTTATTAAGTTACATGGTTATACATGCTTTACGAAATTACTACAATTGTTTGcattagaagaagatgaactgaaaaaaattttgtaCTTTTTGGAAAGACTGCCAAAAACCACAAAAAATGGTATAATATCATCACATATTGATTTCCAAGTAAAATCTGTATGCAAAAACCATAGCAGCTTATCATCTATTGGTGACTCGCTAATTGAAAAATGGAAAGCATATGAAGAGTACAAGAGGATTACTAAGTTAGATATTAATAATTCCACTAAAACGAAACTTCAGGATATCAGAAGGATCAAATTACCACCTGGTTGGGAAATTGTTTTTGAGAATGGCAGACCGATGTATTATAATGCCGAGAAAAAGACCAAACTGCTATACCCACCAACCGGCGCCTCAAAGACATTCGCATCACAAAAGTCATCCTCACCAATTCCTAAGTTTAAGAACAAGAGGGACCAAAATAATGGTATTAAACGAAAATTAACCGACGAGGAatatgaagaaagaaagagaaaaagaatagAGTTAGagcaagaaaatattaaaaaagcgaaagaagaagaattacAAAGATTGAAGGCAAAATTTAACCAAGAAAGAGAACAGAAACAGATCCTGGAGAATATCATTGCAGAGGCTAACCGcaagaaggaagaagaacgccaaaatcaattaaaaattgaaaaggagaagaaagataaaaaagaatCTAAGAAACAGCTTTCTCAAATCAGTAAAATGGAGCACAAATGGACAAAATTCTTTGCTTCTGTTGTTCCtaatatcttgaagaaatatgaatcggataaaaaaattgatcATGATAATATGAAACAGTGTGCAAGAGATATCGTGAAAATTTTAGCagcaaaagaaatgaaaaaagatTCATCGAAAGAACCGGAGGCTACTGTATCAAAGGAAAAGAGACATAAAATCAAACAGTTTGTCCATGGATATATGGAAAAGTTTTTAGAAAAACTTGATAAAAAGAAGCAAAGACATTAA
- the IOC2 gene encoding Ioc2p (CAGL0C00385g~Ortholog(s) have ATPase activity, DNA binding, nucleosome binding activity, role in chromatin remodeling and Isw1b complex localization) produces the protein MRRSRRVASAASAEVVEPVEPVEPVQSTQSVRTKRKASDDPVPIEDWQQYISEDTLRVYYKQVRPKVEIPYELLADDEDREALVHSWEYQYVLSWLYNVCESFRTQHSSIAEYIIDTTGPIRTYWKDLKFDENLLWIDFHRVFPHIRLNLLKNVANNKSITMDQWDELLENHVGITDKFDDMRLPDQFNVLYRMIKFIEARNLPFRNYLSNYLDLFDFYHTELDEHRYLIALPAIGVLIERQLTRDDNDKELAVPIKLKNCTVQNKTDKSIELIHLDYSKEIDDYMHSVKFETTVLTTDFESFLEYWRNHKKNKQINEFCTSMIPDLIEHILYASKSMTMKEKEDSLAELMTRRKRSSRLVAKEKEVEKEEEQHKWLDKVTDRDQFIKHRNRVVGKFAKKVKDVIRNEIWYKFEQELKTEKLRRRNDPRLNTDSFGPSDEDPLGPMDWQIINDNPVFKENVVSMPPSHITDELKEVLPNLTELPSNLCITNEDIEERKKEGLPTDNEQLDIQDWLFDCPGETEPVTTLVSHEKEPEDPRIVNHSLVCCAECFRWQHWAHQPSKITEILTYASLKPSMLNDNIDHQLTEKDLAAVSYASTAPLPSILPSRRSVRARTADSREESREPEVQYNRPVDKRKPLGEFTLFVCGWCMENFESSIRSSFIPELQAIRLKQKKQFEYRMKKKREKEELKKAQAQLSNNDSNGNTSSFKTKVTNPTSTIDNGMHNSFATHQPVSNQLPQVSPVVNPITQEEALNSNQQLPIMNAQQVPMDNIQQASMYNSPQLPINNVQPEVPTITHNVNAMPNNFVGHTQMNGFQAVSATQLEIHPTTEHPITDAQSQAHQRFAPPSDSL, from the coding sequence ATGAGAAGATCTAGGAGAGTGGCCAGCGCGGCTAGTGCCGAGGTCGTGGAGCCCGTGGAACCCGTGGAACCCGTTCAGTCCACACAGTCTGTGCGAACCAAGAGGAAAGCCAGCGATGATCCAGTACCCATTGAAGACTGGCAGCAGTACATTTCGGAGGACACGCTGCGCGTGTACTACAAGCAGGTGAGGCCCAAGGTGGAGATCCCGTACGAGCTGTTGGCGGACGACGAGGACCGAGAGGCGCTGGTGCACTCGTGGGAGTACCAGTACGTGTTATCCTGGCTTTACAACGTGTGCGAGTCCTTCAGAACACAGCACTCGTCCATTGCGGAATACATCATCGACACCACTGGACCCATCAGGACTTACTGGAAGGACCTGAAGTTCGACGAGAACCTGCTGTGGATAGACTTCCATCGCGTGTTCCCACACATCAGACTAAACCTGTTGAAAAATGTAGCCAACAACAAGTCCATTACCATGGACCAGTGGGATGAGCTGTTGGAGAACCATGTCGGGATCACAGACAAGTTCGATGACATGCGCTTGCCAGATCAATTCAACGTGCTTTACAGGATGATCAAGTTCATCGAGGCAAGAAACTTACCATTCAGGAACTACCTGTCGAATTACCTGGATCTGTTCGATTTCTACCACACAGAACTCGATGAACACAGGTATCTTATCGCACTTCCGGCCATCGGGGTCCTAATAGAGCGTCAATTGACCAGAGATGACAACGACAAGGAGCTAGCAGTACcgataaaattgaaaaactgCACGGTTCAGAATAAAACAGATAAATCGATAGAGCTCATCCACTTGGATTACTCAAAAGAGATAGATGACTACATGCATTCGGTGAAATTTGAAACCACAGTGCTGACCACTGATTTTGAATCATTCTTGGAGTATTGGCGTAACcacaagaagaacaaacaGATTAACGAGTTTTGTACCTCCATGATACCTGATCTTATCGAACATATACTCTACGCTTCTAAATCAATGAcgatgaaagaaaaagaagattcATTAGCAGAACTAAtgacaagaagaaagagatcCTCGAGATTAGTtgccaaagaaaaagaagttgaaaagGAGGAAGAACAGCATAAATGGTTGGATAAAGTAACAGATAGAGACCAATTCATAAAACATAGAAATAGAGTTGTCGGGAAATTTGCAAAGAAGGTCAAAGATGTGattagaaatgaaatatGGTATAAATTTGAACAGGAGTTGAAAACAGAGAAGCTACGCAGAAGAAATGACCCTAGACTAAATACTGACAGCTTTGGACCCTCAGATGAAGATCCGTTGGGACCCATGGATTGGCAAATTATAAATGATAACCCAGTgtttaaagaaaatgtaGTAAGCATGCCACCTAGCCACATAACAGATGAATTAAAAGAAGTACTGCCTAATTTGACTGAACTTCCAAGTAACCTTTGTATCACtaatgaagatattgaagaaaggaaaaaggaAGGTTTACCAACCGATAATGAACAACTTGACATCCAGGACTGGCTCTTTGATTGCCCTGGTGAAACAGAACCTGTCACAACGTTGGTATCACATGAAAAAGAACCAGAAGACCCTAGGATTGTTAACCATTCTTTAGTATGTTGTGCTGAATGTTTCAGATGGCAACATTGGGCTCACCAACCTTCAAAAATTACAGAAATTCTGACATATGCTTCGCTAAAGCCTTCCATGTTAAATGACAATATAGACCACCAACTTACTGAAAAAGATCTCGCAGCAGTTTCTTACGCATCGACTGCTCCGCTCCCTTCAATTCTACCAAGTAGAAGATCAGTGAGGGCACGCACTGCAGATTCAAGAGAGGAATCAAGAGAACCTGAAGTCCAGTATAATCGACCCGTGGATAAGAGAAAGCCTCTTGGTGAGTTTACCTTGTTTGTTTGTGGTTGGTGCATGGAAAATTTCGAAAGTAGTATTAGATCCAGTTTTATACCGGAGTTACAAGCTATTAGACTAaagcagaagaagcagTTTGAATACAgaatgaaaaagaagagagagaaggaggaattgaaaaaagcACAAGCTCAGTTGAGCAACAATGATTCCAACGGTAATACATCTTCATTCAAGACAAAAGTAACGAATCCTACATCTACAATAGATAATGGCATGCATAACAGTTTTGCAACTCATCAACCTGTAAGCAATCAATTACCGCAAGTCTCCCCGGTTGTCAATCCTATTACTCAGGAAGAAGCCCTCAACAGCAACCAGCAGCTACCTATTATGAACGCGCAACAGGTACCGATGGATAACATCCAACAAGCAAGTATGTATAACAGCCCACAGTTACCGATTAACAATGTCCAGCCTGAAGTGCCAACTATTACACATAATGTTAATGCCATGCCTAATAATTTTGTCGGACATACACAGATGAATGGCTTTCAAGCCGTATCTGCCACTCAATTGGAAATTCACCCCACCACAGAACATCCAATTACTGACGCCCAGTCACAAGCGCACCAACGTTTCGCACCACCTAGCGATAGCTTGTGA
- the KRE9 gene encoding Kre9p (CAGL0C00363g~Protein involved in cell wall beta-1,6-glucan synthesis) → MLLLAILLSLFALIRADVNIVEPGPGDTFSGADGTVSINLKWVDNGAYPPLDKVAYYLFSLCYGPNTKIQCVYKPDTKITPDDLDKDDAGTYSYKFDIQSSVVGSGQFYVQVFAWVDGQGYTLHYTPRIELTNMGGPTTFELLTYTDTIQPVPQTSIRTGTDTNTQSFDASSVYSLPYTEQTLKTRVAPIQQQPGTKVTATTWSRRYPTSAVTFYSTFRSSLDQLSTLTPAWNYTVSSAVNYATPAAMPSDNGGWYNPIKRQSLSTRKLNVRYLSS, encoded by the coding sequence ATGCTGCTGCTGGCTATACTGCTATCTCTGTTTGCGCTTATCCGTGCGGATGTCAACATCGTTGAGCCTGGTCCCGGTGACACTTTCAGCGGTGCGGACGGTACAGTGTCCATTAACCTGAAGTGGGTCGACAACGGTGCGTACCCACCGTTGGACAAGGTCGCTTACTACCTGTTCAGTCTGTGTTACGGTCCCAACACCAAGATCCAGTGTGTGTACAAGCCCGACACCAAGATCACCCCGGATGACCTGGACAAGGACGACGCCGGCACGTACTCTTACAAGTTCGACATCCAGTCCTCGGTGGTCGGATCAGGACAGTTCTACGTGCAAGTGTTCGCCTGGGTCGACGGCCAGGGTTACACGCTGCACTACACCCCAAGAATCGAGCTGACCAACATGGGCGGACCAACTACTTTCGAACTGCTGACCTACACCGACACCATCCAGCCAGTGCCGCAGACTTCCATCAGAACAGGTACCGACACAAACACACAGAGCTTCGACGCAAGCAGTGTCTACAGCTTGCCTTACACTGAGCAAACCTTGAAGACTAGAGTCGCTCCAATCCAACAACAGCCAGGCACAAAAGTCACAGCAACGACTTGGAGCAGAAGGTACCCTACTAGTGCCGTCACATTCTACTCCACCTTTAGAAGCTCCTTGGATCAACTGTCAACTTTGACTCCAGCTTGGAACTACACAGTCTCAAGTGCTGTCAACTACGCTACTCCAGCAGCTATGCCTTCAGACAACGGTGGCTGGTATAACCCAATCAAGAGACAATCGCTGTCAACCAGAAAATTGAATGTTAGATATTTGTCCAGTTGA
- the CPS1 gene encoding Gly-Xaa carboxypeptidase (CAGL0C00319g~Ortholog(s) have carboxypeptidase activity, role in proteolysis involved in cellular protein catabolic process and fungal-type vacuole lumen localization), giving the protein MAEVDVEKQRMVAVKSSRRKFWGKLLLVLYIVFIGFDNTYLGSSFSPFSFIPGFFNSEETGLNCPANKPLTPDFKNSLDTILFDPEYKDKSIKRLSNAVRIPTVVQDINPDPKEDIEYYNNFFKLHDYFKDTFPLVHKNLKLEKVNEVGLLYTWEGSNKELKPLLFMAHQDVVPVNNDTLDQWTYPPFEGHYDEENDFVWGRGSNDCKNLVIAQFEAIEQLLEDGFKPNRTVLLSFGFDEEAGGQLGAGPLAQFIRERYGDDSLYAILDEGEGLTKIDDNTYIAAPVNAEKGYVDVEITVMGKGGHSSVPPDHTNIGIAAKIVTLIEDNKSPFKMTLDNPLYGTLVCAAEHSTKIDAQFRKTILAARKCKSAMKRLTRVIAGIPILRDLIRTTTAVDIFQGGVKANALPESAKFLVNHRIDLKSSVEETLQEDIKMVQKIAEKYNFGVTRDGEQIIRPITENGSIDVSISKALEPAPRSPTSGKVWDILAGTVVDVFENNFFKKDNGSVYVTSGLFSGNTDTKHYWVLSPNIYRFIGSVIDPELAKTLHSVNEHVDMPGHLSAVAFVYEYILNVDQYGDE; this is encoded by the coding sequence ATGGCTGAAGTAGATGTTGAGAAACAGCGCATGGTTGCTGTAAAGTCGTCAAGACGGAAGTTCTGGGGCAAACTACTGTTAGTCCTCTACATAGTGTTTATCGGCTTTGATAATACCTATTTGGGCAGTTCGTTCTCCCCATTCAGTTTCATTCCTGGCTTCTTTAACAGTGAAGAAACAGGATTGAATTGTCCAGCAAATAAGCCATTGACTCCAGATTTCAAGAACTCGCTAGATACTATCTTATTCGACCCTGAATACAAGGACAAGTCGATTAAAAGATTGTCAAATGCCGTCAGAATTCCTACTGTGGTGCAGGATATTAACCCTGATCCTAAAGAGGACATTGAATACTAcaacaatttcttcaagctACATGACTACTTCAAGGATACTTTCCCATTGGTTCATAAGAACTTGAAACTAGAGAAAGTGAATGAAGTCGGTTTGTTATATACTTGGGAGGGCTCCAATAAGGAATTGAAGCCTCTGTTGTTCATGGCACATCAGGATGTGGTCCCTGTCAATAATGACACCTTGGATCAGTGGACTTATCCACCTTTCGAAGGTCATTACGATGAAGAGAATGATTTTGTTTGGGGCAGAGGCTCAAATGATTGTAAGAACCTCGTAATTGCACAATTTGAAGCTATTGAACAACTTCTAGAAGATGGATTTAAACCAAACAGAACTGTCCTTTTGTCCTTTGGATTCGACGAAGAAGCTGGAGGTCAATTAGGTGCTGGGCCATTGGCACAATTTATCAGAGAAAGATATGGTGATGATAGTTTGTATGCCATTTTGGATGAAGGTGAGGGCCTAACCAAAATTGATGACAACACTTATATTGCCGCTCCGGTCAATGCTGAAAAGGGTTACGTTGATGTCGAGATTACTGTCATGGGCAAAGGTGGCCACTCATCTGTTCCACCAGATCATACAAACATTGGTATTGCTGCAAAGATAGTTACTTTGATTGAAGACAATAAAAGTCCATTTAAAATGACATTGGATAATCCATTGTATGGTACTCTGGTGTGTGCAGCAGAACACTCTACCAAGATTGATGCACAGTTCAGAAAAACTATATTGGCTGCTCGTAAATGTAAGAGCGCCATGAAGAGACTAACAAGGGTTATCGCTGGTATCCCAATTCTTCGTGACTTAATAAGAACAACGACTGCAGTCGATATTTTTCAAGGTGGTGTCAAGGCAAATGCTCTGCCAGAAAGCGCCAAATTCTTGGTTAATCACAGAATAGACTTGAAATCTTCCGTTGAAGAGACTTTACAAGAGGATATAAAAATGGTCCAGAAAATAGCTGAAAAGTACAATTTTGGTGTAACAAGAGATGGTGAACAAATCATTCGTCCAATCACTGAGAATGGTAGCATCGATGTATCCATTTCTAAAGCTTTAGAACCAGCTCCAAGATCGCCAACCTCAGGTAAAGTGTGGGACATTTTGGCAGGAACCGTTGTGGAtgtatttgaaaataatttctTTAAGAAGGATAATGGCTCTGTATATGTAACAAGTGGTTTATTTTCTGGTAATACAGACACCAAGCATTATTGGGTTTTATCGCCAAACATTTACAGATTCATTGGTTCAGTGATCGACCCAGAATTGGCTAAGACATTACATTCAGTTAATGAGCATGTTGACATGCCAGGACACTTATCTGCTGTGGCATTTGTTTATGAATACATATTGAATGTAGACCAATATGGAGATGAGTAG
- the GIS3 gene encoding Gis3p (CAGL0C00407g~Ortholog(s) have role in intracellular signal transduction and cytoplasm, nucleus localization): MYYPRVHIDSTTAIMSHPLLHTRRCKSTSSLSSTRHLSFSGTRRQSFNMFDDHDNNTPSISGCKVRYTRRKRSIKRNKTETPTLNNNKNKDSEENVVFTTNITPSLNSVLSQIKNSNNLSNKASVDLLAKSENTGSTSPHLKPTDSGILLKRKLSDETHNCNINTDSGFNFRESLKLDTLSDAEDLSFSRDEDISNLSIATMEIHPLTEEMTPDKMNSHNEDNSTDIGKIIDDNLAPKLKIINIDDLDLNDHWKVDELSEVLPPIFHRSYGYVKPVSSLERITDNDSISISHRVQENGRRNSLDLSFTGMKPTQGQMTIKTSPYSAASNIIYGKDSVELESWPEANFAPSSKSNKLTRDNMEKSSNQQHDLVPLLLSDKRVRANSLNGNFLKLYSIKTSATYKSLIPEVNVDESVLQQLSYKDIWNLDIHETDVAPKDIKIALITKKKLWSDLLHQTRRDLYGEHTPWNMKFVVQDTDPVANIDNSTEERRVSLVRLKSEVKPWTTNEDLSSELSGTRMLKPCGKLKLTSKGPNKEIQYVVKGWCDSRFQ; this comes from the coding sequence ATGTACTATCCGCGAGTGCACATAGACTCTACTACAGCGATCATGTCGCATCCGTTGCTACACACAAGAAGATGTAAAAGCACCTCATCACTCTCAAGTACACGACATTTGTCTTTTAGTGGTACTAGGAGGCAAAGTTTTAATATGTTTGATGACCATGATAACAATACACCAAGTATTAGTGGTTGTAAAGTTAGGTATACAAGGAGGAAAAGAAGCATCAAGAGAAATAAGACTGAAACACCTACATTGAACAACAATAAGAATAAGGATTCCGAAGAAAATGTCGTTTTCACTACAAACATTACTCCATCATTAAACTCAGTCCTATCACAGATCAAAAACTCGAATAATTTGTCCAATAAGGCCTCTGTCGACTTACTTGCAAAATCAGAAAACACTGGTAGTACTTCCCCACATCTAAAACCAACCGATAGTGGTATTTTATTGAAGAGAAAATTATCCGACGAAACTCACAACTGTAATATTAATACTGACTCTGGCTTTAACTTCCGTGAAAGTCTGAAATTAGATACCCTTTCTGATGCAGAAGACTTAAGTTTCAGTAGAGACGAAGATATATCAAACCTTTCAATCGCCACGATGGAAATACATCCTCTGACAGAAGAAATGACCCCTGATAAAATGAACTCACATAATGAAGACAATAGCACAGATATAGGAAAAATAATTGACGATAATTTGGCACCAAAGCtaaagataataaatatCGACGACCTAGACTTGAACGATCATTGGAAAGTTGATGAATTATCAGAAGTATTGCCACCTATTTTTCACAGAAGCTATGGCTATGTTAAACCTGTTTCCAGCCTAGAAAGAATTACTGATAACGATTCTATTTCAATAAGTCATAGAGTGCAGGAAAATGGTAGGAGAAACTCGTTGGACCTAAGTTTCACTGGAATGAAACCGACACAAGGACAAATGACTATTAAAACTAGTCCGTATAGTGCTGCTAGTAATATCATATATGGAAAAGACTCCGTAGAACTTGAGTCATGGCCAGAAGCTAATTTTGCCCCTAGTTCGAAGTCAAACAAATTGACTAGGGATAATATGGAAAAATCTTCAAATCAACAGCATGATTTGGTACCATTGCTGTTATCAGACAAAAGAGTGCGGGCTAACTCTCTAAATGGTAATTTTCTAAAGCTGTACTCGATTAAAACATCGGCTACTTATAAGAGCTTGATACCGGAGGTAAATGTTGACGAGAGCGTTTTACAACAATTGTCTTATAAAGATATTTGGAATTTAGACATACACGAGACAGATGTGGCACCTAAGGATATTAAAATTGCTCTTATaaccaagaaaaaactaTGGTCAGATCTTTTGCATCAAACTAGAAGAGATCTGTATGGGGAACACACGCCTTGGAATATGAAATTTGTGGTCCAAGATACTGATCCTGTAGCTAATATCGACAATAGTACGGAAGAGAGAAGAGTGTCACTGGTTAGATTAAAATCCGAAGTTAAACCATGGACTACAAATGAAGACCTATCTTCTGAGTTATCTGGTACTAGAATGCTGAAACCATGCGGTAAACTTAAATTAACAAGTAAAGGTCCAAATAAGGAAATTCAATATGTTGTTAAAGGTTGGTGTGATAGCCGATTTCAATGA
- the RFA3 gene encoding Rfa3p (CAGL0C00341g~Ortholog(s) have double-stranded DNA binding, sequence-specific DNA binding activity): MASETPRIDPSEITSNTSPVFRIIAQVKSQPSENTLILASPTTGGEMITLDSVRVSMNKTFDVDSWYEFVCRSSDNGDVGFLVLDAVKCVLNENEEISVNGIIALQQLTKKFPEIY; the protein is encoded by the coding sequence ATGGCCAGTGAAACTCCTCGTATTGATCCCAGTGAAATCACAAGCAACACATCCCCAGTGTTTAGGATAATAGCACAGGTTAAATCGCAACCGAGTGAGAACACGCTGATACTAGCATCTCCTACCACTGGGGGCGAGATGATCACGCTCGATAGCGTGCGGGTGTCTATGAACAAGACCTTTGACGTGGACTCTTGGTATGAGTTTGTATGCAGGTCAAGCGACAACGGTGATGTCGGTTTCCTAGTGTTGGATGCTGTCAAGTGCGTGCTTAATGAAAACGAAGAGATCAGTGTCAATGGTATAATAGCCCTGCAACAGCTGACCAAAAAATTTCCGGAAATATACTAA